One Manihot esculenta cultivar AM560-2 chromosome 18, M.esculenta_v8, whole genome shotgun sequence genomic window carries:
- the LOC110605876 gene encoding protein LIGHT-DEPENDENT SHORT HYPOCOTYLS 6 gives MESASGGSGAVDSNSGEPSPSVAVAAAAGGRGASSASQGQAEGSFQAPLSRYESQKRRDWNTFLQYLKNHKPPLTLARCSGAHVIEFLKYLDQFGKTKVHITGCPYFGHPNPPAPCACPLKQAWGSLDALIGRLRAAYEENGGRPESNPFGARAVRIYLREVREAQAKARGIPYEKKKRKRPAAVTVAAVPANVSVSVSHGVEVGGASSSGGVVGDGAGSSGVETSTVSATSTNPAAAAATTTTAG, from the coding sequence ATGGAGTCAGCATCAGGAGGGTCTGGAGCAGTAGACTCGAATAGTGGAGAACCGAGTCCGTCAGTAGCAGTTGCAGCAGCAGCAGGAGGAAGAGGAGCATCGTCAGCATCGCAAGGCCAAGCAGAGGGATCATTTCAAGCACCACTGAGCAGGTACGAGTCACAGAAGAGACGAGACTGGAACACGTTTCTACAGTACCTAAAGAACCACAAGCCACCATTAACTCTGGCTCGCTGCAGTGGTGCACATGTGATCGAGTTCTTGAAATATTTGGATCAATTTGGCAAGACCAAAGTCCACATAACGGGTTGTCCGTATTTTGGGCACCCAAATCCACCCGCACCCTGTGCTTGCCCTCTCAAGCAAGCGTGGGGTAGTCTCGACGCGCTAATCGGCCGGCTGAGAGCAGCCTACGAAGAGAACGGGGGAAGACCAGAATCTAATCCTTTTGGAGCGAGAGCAGTGAGGATTTACCTCAGGGAAGTCAGAGAAGCACAGGCCAAAGCCAGAGGTATACCATACGAGAAGAAGAAACGGAAAAGGCCTGCTGCGGTTACTGTGGCAGCTGTTCCGGCTAATGTTTCAGTATCAGTAAGCCATGGGGTTGAAGTCGGTGGTGCTTCTTCAAGTGGTGGTGTTGTTGGAGATGGGGCCGGTAGTAGCGGTGTTGAAACTAGTACGGTTTCTGCTACTAGTACTAACcccgctgctgctgctgctactACTACGACAGCCGGATAG